A stretch of Lysobacter sp. K5869 DNA encodes these proteins:
- a CDS encoding bi-domain-containing oxidoreductase, translated as MQQVLQNLRDGSTEVADVPAPALRRGHLLIRSHVTLVSAGTERMLVEFGKANMLQKARQQPDKVRMVLEKVRTDGLATTLDAVRSKLDQPLALGYCNVGTVIGVGPGVTGFEIGDRVASNGKHAEVVAVPVNLCAKIPDEVGDEDAAFTVLAAIGLQGIRLVQPTLGETVVVTGLGLIGLITVQLLRAHGCRVLGIDFDPAKLALARSYGAETVDLSKGEDPVAAAHGFSRGRGVDAVIITASSKSNEPVSQAAHMCRKRGRIVLVGVTGLELSRADFYEKELSFQVSCSYGPGRYDPSYEERGNDYPVGFVRWTEQRNFEAVLDMMAAGAVQVQPLVSHRYPIAQAEAAYGVLGGGEPSLGIVLDYGRGEEMADHLIRRHIPLPVAAAVRENSEATDRNAVAFIGAGNYAGRVLIPAFAKAGARLHTVVTNNGVGSVHFGKKYGFTHASTDTSAVLRDPAVGSVVIATQHASHAELTFKALRRGKHVFVEKPLCLTMEELQTIEKAHGEQSVYGPPPVLMVGFNRRFAPQVQKIHQLLAGVREPKSFVMTVNAGAIPADHWTQDPQAGGGRLIGEACHFVDLLRFLAGAPIVGHQLTAVGNVPGVGIRSDRVSFNLSFADGSFGTVHYLANGHKSFPKERLEVFAAGRVLALDNFRKLRGYGWPGFNKMNLWSQDKGQAACAQAFMRAARGEAAAPIPAEEIFEVARVTIELDASV; from the coding sequence ATGCAACAAGTCCTGCAAAACCTGCGCGACGGCAGCACCGAAGTCGCCGACGTCCCCGCCCCCGCGCTGCGCCGCGGGCATCTGCTGATCCGCAGCCACGTCACCCTGGTGTCCGCCGGCACCGAGCGCATGCTGGTGGAGTTCGGCAAGGCCAACATGCTGCAGAAGGCGCGCCAACAGCCGGACAAGGTGCGCATGGTGCTGGAGAAGGTCCGCACCGACGGCCTCGCCACCACCCTCGACGCGGTGCGCAGCAAGCTCGATCAACCGCTCGCGCTGGGCTACTGCAACGTCGGCACCGTCATCGGCGTCGGCCCCGGCGTCACCGGCTTCGAGATCGGCGACCGCGTCGCCAGCAACGGCAAGCACGCCGAAGTGGTCGCGGTGCCGGTCAATCTGTGCGCCAAGATTCCCGACGAAGTCGGCGACGAAGACGCCGCGTTCACCGTGCTCGCCGCCATCGGCCTGCAAGGGATCCGCCTGGTCCAGCCCACGCTCGGCGAAACCGTCGTGGTCACCGGCCTGGGCTTGATCGGCCTGATCACCGTGCAGTTGCTGCGCGCGCACGGCTGCCGCGTGCTCGGCATCGACTTCGATCCGGCCAAGCTGGCGCTGGCGCGCAGCTACGGCGCGGAAACCGTCGATCTGTCCAAGGGCGAGGACCCGGTCGCCGCCGCGCACGGCTTCTCGCGCGGACGCGGCGTCGACGCGGTCATCATCACCGCCTCGAGCAAGAGCAACGAACCGGTCTCGCAGGCCGCGCACATGTGCCGCAAGCGCGGCCGCATCGTCCTGGTCGGCGTCACCGGCCTGGAACTGTCGCGCGCGGATTTCTACGAGAAGGAACTGTCGTTCCAGGTTTCGTGCTCGTACGGCCCGGGCCGCTACGACCCGTCCTACGAGGAACGCGGCAACGATTACCCGGTCGGCTTCGTGCGCTGGACCGAGCAGCGCAACTTCGAGGCGGTGCTGGACATGATGGCCGCCGGCGCGGTGCAGGTGCAGCCGCTGGTCTCGCACCGCTACCCCATCGCCCAGGCCGAAGCCGCCTACGGCGTGCTCGGCGGCGGCGAGCCCTCGCTCGGCATCGTGCTCGACTACGGGCGCGGCGAGGAAATGGCCGATCATCTGATCCGCCGCCACATCCCGCTGCCGGTCGCGGCCGCGGTGCGCGAGAACAGCGAGGCGACCGACCGCAACGCGGTGGCCTTCATCGGCGCCGGCAACTACGCCGGCCGCGTGCTGATCCCGGCCTTCGCCAAGGCCGGCGCGCGCCTGCACACCGTGGTGACCAACAACGGCGTCGGCAGCGTCCATTTCGGCAAGAAATACGGCTTCACCCACGCCAGCACCGACACCAGCGCGGTGTTGCGCGATCCAGCGGTGGGTTCGGTGGTGATCGCCACCCAGCACGCCAGCCACGCCGAGCTGACCTTCAAGGCGCTGCGCCGCGGCAAGCACGTGTTCGTGGAAAAGCCGCTGTGCCTGACGATGGAAGAGCTGCAGACCATCGAGAAGGCGCACGGCGAACAATCCGTGTACGGCCCGCCGCCGGTGCTGATGGTCGGCTTCAACCGCCGCTTCGCGCCGCAGGTGCAGAAGATCCATCAACTGCTGGCCGGCGTGCGCGAGCCCAAGAGCTTCGTCATGACCGTCAACGCCGGCGCGATTCCGGCCGATCATTGGACCCAGGACCCGCAAGCCGGCGGCGGCCGCCTGATCGGCGAGGCCTGCCACTTCGTCGATCTGCTGCGCTTCCTCGCCGGCGCGCCGATCGTCGGCCATCAGCTCACCGCGGTCGGCAACGTGCCGGGCGTCGGCATCCGCAGCGACCGGGTCAGTTTCAATCTGAGCTTCGCCGACGGCTCGTTCGGCACCGTGCATTACCTCGCCAACGGCCACAAGAGCTTCCCCAAGGAGCGCCTGGAAGTGTTCGCCGCCGGCCGCGTGCTGGCGCTGGACAACTTCCGCAAGCTGCGCGGCTACGGCTGGCCGGGTTTCAACAAGATGAACTTGTGGAGCCAGGACAAGGGCCAGGCCGCGTGCGCGCAAGCCTTCATGCGCGCCGCGCGCGGCGAGGCCGCGGCGCCGATTCCGGCCGAGGAAATCTTCGAGGTCGCGCGCGTCACCATCGAACTGGACGCGTCGGTATGA
- a CDS encoding heparinase II/III family protein, translating to MSLATRLPRLWHTVRHLRPVQIYGRAWHRLHRPRVAHAPAPQMAAFERGWIACERAASMLGPTRFRFLNDEHEVGANDWNSVRLPKLWLYNLHYFDDLNAQGAASREHWHRDLIARWIADNPPPAGNGWEPYCLSLRIVNWIKWRCGGQLFGDAARARTALDSLATQVRFLRGRLERHLLGNHLWANYKALLFAGAFFEGSEAVRWRELGLFGLRTEIDEQILADGGHFERSPMYHAILLEDLLDLAQLALVYPGAFPERDVQNWRDKARSMLAWLAVMTHPDGEIAFFNDAAHGIAPTLAQLQDYARALGIEPPPASREPLQLLPQSGYARLQNGDAVLICDVGEIGPDYLPGHAHADTLSFELSLRGRRVLVNAGISRYDIDPERLWQRGTAAHNTVEIDGEDSSEVWSSFRVARRARPRAVAQGREGESLWLSAAHNGYRRLKGRPLHRRRWVLTPRGLRIEDRIEGRFGEAVARLRVHPDFGAEGHEVRSDDGQVSLRWRSEAAGDALVPSRFHPGFGLSRACTVIETALDPRVGTATLVLDWGH from the coding sequence ATGAGTCTGGCCACGCGCCTGCCGCGGCTGTGGCATACCGTGCGCCATCTGCGCCCGGTGCAGATCTACGGCCGCGCCTGGCATCGCCTGCACCGGCCGCGGGTGGCGCACGCGCCGGCGCCGCAAATGGCTGCGTTCGAGCGCGGCTGGATCGCCTGCGAGCGCGCCGCTTCGATGCTGGGGCCGACGCGCTTCCGTTTCCTCAACGACGAGCACGAAGTCGGCGCCAACGATTGGAACAGCGTGCGGCTGCCGAAGCTGTGGCTGTACAACCTGCACTACTTCGACGATCTCAACGCGCAGGGCGCGGCCTCGCGCGAGCATTGGCACCGCGACTTGATCGCGCGCTGGATCGCCGACAATCCGCCGCCGGCCGGCAACGGTTGGGAGCCGTATTGCCTGTCGCTGCGCATCGTCAACTGGATCAAATGGCGCTGCGGCGGCCAGTTGTTCGGCGACGCCGCGCGCGCGCGGACCGCGCTCGACAGCCTCGCCACCCAGGTGCGGTTCCTGCGCGGCCGGCTGGAACGGCATCTGCTCGGCAACCATCTGTGGGCCAACTACAAGGCGCTGCTGTTCGCCGGCGCGTTCTTCGAGGGCTCCGAAGCGGTGCGTTGGCGCGAGTTGGGCCTGTTCGGCCTGCGCACCGAGATCGACGAGCAGATCCTCGCCGACGGCGGCCATTTCGAACGCAGCCCGATGTACCACGCGATCCTGCTCGAAGACTTGCTGGATCTGGCGCAGCTGGCCCTGGTCTATCCCGGCGCGTTCCCCGAACGCGACGTGCAGAACTGGCGCGACAAGGCGCGTTCGATGCTGGCGTGGCTGGCGGTGATGACCCATCCCGACGGCGAGATCGCCTTCTTCAACGACGCCGCGCACGGCATCGCGCCGACCCTCGCGCAGTTGCAGGACTATGCCCGCGCGCTCGGCATCGAGCCGCCGCCGGCCTCGCGCGAGCCACTGCAGTTGCTGCCGCAATCGGGTTACGCGCGGCTGCAGAACGGCGACGCGGTGCTGATTTGCGACGTCGGCGAAATCGGCCCGGACTACCTGCCCGGCCACGCCCACGCCGACACCCTGAGCTTCGAGCTGTCGCTGCGCGGCCGGCGCGTGCTGGTCAACGCCGGCATCTCGCGTTACGACATCGATCCCGAGCGGCTGTGGCAGCGCGGCACCGCCGCGCACAACACGGTCGAGATCGACGGCGAGGACTCCTCCGAGGTGTGGAGCAGCTTCCGCGTGGCCCGGCGCGCGCGCCCGCGCGCGGTCGCGCAGGGTCGCGAAGGCGAATCGCTGTGGCTCAGCGCCGCGCACAACGGTTATCGCCGGCTCAAGGGCCGGCCGCTGCACCGCCGGCGCTGGGTGCTGACGCCGCGCGGGCTGCGCATCGAGGACCGGATCGAAGGCCGCTTCGGCGAAGCGGTGGCGCGGCTGCGCGTGCATCCGGACTTCGGCGCCGAAGGCCACGAGGTTCGCAGCGACGACGGCCAAGTGAGCCTGCGCTGGCGCAGCGAAGCCGCCGGCGACGCGCTGGTGCCCAGCCGCTTTCATCCCGGCTTCGGCCTGAGCCGTGCTTGCACCGTGATCGAAACCGCGCTCGACCCGCGCGTGGGCACCGCCACGCTGGTGCTGGACTGGGGACATTGA
- a CDS encoding glycosyltransferase family 4 protein, with protein MRILFLTDNFPPEGNAPATRTYEHAVRWVRAGHEVTVITCAPNFPEGKLFPGYRNAWRSVETLDGIRVVRVKTYITANEGFLKRTLDYLSFMAAGTFAGLFERRHDVVVATSPQFFCALGGWALARLKRRPFVFELRDLWPASITAVGAMKRSAAIRVLEKLEMFLYRSADAIVPVTQSFREELIHRGVDADKIHVVLNGVDLQRYRPAARDEAMAKQYDLDGRFVVGYLGTHGMAHGLEKVIEAAELLREDPRIVFFFAGSGAERARVEQMAAERALPNVRMIPRQPKEMMPKLWSLCDLSLIPLRDTSVFASVIPSKLFEGMGMGIPALMSLPRGEAVRIVESTGCGVCVAPENAQAMAAEIAALAGDPERMRRLREASLAAAPAYSRDRQARLMTDALARLVDDDGAHGLLRSSE; from the coding sequence ATGCGCATTCTGTTTCTGACCGACAATTTCCCGCCCGAAGGCAACGCGCCCGCCACCCGCACCTACGAGCACGCGGTGCGCTGGGTGCGCGCCGGCCACGAGGTCACGGTGATCACCTGCGCGCCGAACTTCCCGGAAGGCAAGTTGTTCCCCGGCTATCGCAACGCGTGGCGCAGCGTGGAAACCCTGGACGGCATCCGCGTGGTGCGGGTCAAGACCTACATCACCGCGAACGAAGGCTTTCTCAAGCGCACCCTCGATTACTTGAGCTTCATGGCCGCGGGCACCTTCGCCGGGCTGTTCGAGCGCCGCCACGACGTGGTGGTGGCGACCTCGCCGCAGTTCTTCTGCGCGCTCGGCGGTTGGGCGCTGGCGCGGCTGAAGCGGCGGCCGTTCGTGTTCGAGCTGCGCGACTTGTGGCCCGCTTCGATCACCGCGGTCGGCGCGATGAAGCGCAGCGCGGCGATCCGGGTGTTGGAAAAGCTCGAAATGTTCCTGTACCGCAGCGCCGACGCGATCGTGCCGGTGACCCAGTCGTTCCGCGAGGAGCTCATCCATCGCGGCGTGGACGCCGACAAGATCCATGTCGTGCTCAACGGCGTGGACTTGCAGCGGTACCGGCCGGCGGCACGCGACGAGGCGATGGCCAAGCAGTACGACTTGGACGGCCGTTTCGTGGTCGGCTATCTCGGCACCCACGGCATGGCGCATGGCCTGGAAAAGGTGATCGAGGCGGCCGAACTGTTGCGCGAGGACCCGCGCATCGTGTTCTTCTTCGCCGGCAGCGGCGCCGAACGCGCGCGGGTCGAGCAGATGGCGGCCGAGCGCGCGCTGCCGAACGTGCGCATGATTCCGCGCCAGCCTAAGGAGATGATGCCCAAGCTGTGGAGCCTGTGCGATCTCTCGCTGATCCCGCTGCGCGACACCTCGGTGTTCGCCTCGGTGATTCCGTCCAAGCTGTTCGAAGGCATGGGCATGGGCATTCCGGCGCTGATGTCGCTGCCGCGCGGCGAAGCGGTGCGCATCGTCGAAAGCACCGGCTGCGGTGTGTGCGTTGCGCCGGAGAACGCGCAGGCGATGGCGGCGGAAATCGCCGCGCTCGCCGGCGATCCCGAACGCATGCGCCGCTTGCGCGAGGCCAGCCTCGCCGCCGCGCCGGCGTACTCGCGCGACCGGCAGGCGCGGCTGATGACCGACGCCTTGGCGCGCTTGGTCGACGACGACGGCGCGCACGGCTTGCTGCGTTCTTCGGAGTGA
- a CDS encoding YdcF family protein, translating to MSAALAASWLTQPLNASAVALGLAALIWLLHWRRCAFALGALALAWSLLWSMPAAADALRDSLQRGYLGQSAEGLPQADVIVVLGGGIGRVSGFDGGDANAPELAGNRVAAAARAWHAGRAPMILLSGGPSASTRGVSEAKIMAESLLKLGVPREALVLEDLSGDTRGNADRCARIALDHGWKRAILVTSALHMPRALQWFERAGLPALPLAPDVPAASPAGEPWSPSQRALDDSAQALREYAGLLAATFG from the coding sequence ATGTCCGCCGCCCTCGCCGCTTCCTGGCTGACCCAACCGCTCAACGCCAGCGCCGTCGCGCTGGGCTTGGCCGCGCTGATCTGGCTGCTGCACTGGCGCCGCTGCGCGTTCGCGCTCGGCGCGCTGGCGCTGGCGTGGTCGCTGCTGTGGTCGATGCCGGCCGCCGCAGATGCGCTGCGCGATTCGCTGCAACGCGGCTATCTCGGCCAAAGCGCCGAAGGCCTGCCGCAGGCCGACGTGATCGTCGTGCTCGGCGGCGGCATCGGCCGCGTGAGCGGATTCGACGGCGGCGACGCGAACGCGCCGGAGCTGGCGGGCAACCGCGTCGCCGCGGCCGCGCGCGCGTGGCATGCGGGACGCGCGCCCATGATCCTGCTCAGCGGCGGGCCCAGCGCGAGCACGCGCGGGGTCAGCGAGGCGAAGATCATGGCCGAAAGCTTGCTCAAGCTCGGCGTGCCGCGCGAGGCGCTGGTGCTGGAAGACCTCAGCGGCGACACCCGCGGCAATGCCGACCGCTGCGCGCGCATCGCGCTCGATCATGGTTGGAAGCGCGCGATCCTGGTGACCTCGGCGCTGCACATGCCGCGCGCCTTGCAATGGTTCGAGCGCGCCGGACTGCCGGCGCTGCCGCTCGCGCCGGACGTGCCGGCGGCCTCCCCGGCGGGCGAGCCGTGGTCGCCTTCGCAGCGCGCGTTGGACGACAGCGCGCAGGCGTTGCGCGAGTACGCGGGGTTGTTGGCTGCGACGTTCGGCTGA
- the glmS gene encoding glutamine--fructose-6-phosphate transaminase (isomerizing), whose amino-acid sequence MCGIVGAIADRDVVPVLIDGLKRLEYRGYDSAGIAVFDGSTLRRVRRTGRVAEMEAAAQAEAFSAQIGIGHTRWATHGGVTEANAHPHISFGELAVVHNGIIENHDEQRERLRAAGYSFESQTDTEVIAHLIHSYLKQGHDLRVAVQSAVRELVGAYAIAVVSLKEPGRLIAARMGCPLLVGLGEGENFVASDVSAIVQATRRVIFLEEGDTAEITRAAVRVFDAQGVEIEREVHLSDVSLASLELGPYRHFMQKEIHEQPRAIADTIEAVMDNNGFSASLFGAKAEEVFAEVEGVQILACGTSYYAGLTARYWIEAIAGLPCQVEIASEYRYRAAVANPKQLIVTISQSGETLDTMEALKYAKSLGHQKTLSICNVPESAIPRASQLVYYTRAGAEIGVASTKAFTTQLVALFTLTATLAKLRGALSDEQEAEYLDALRHLPGSVQHALNLEPQVAGWAERFAPKHHALFLGRGVHYPIALEGALKLKEISYIHAEAYPAGELKHGPLALVDAAMPVVVIAPNDKLLEKVKSNIQEVRARGGEMFVFADLDSHFGESDQVHVIRTPRHVGVLSPVVHAIPVQLLAYHAALARGTDVDKPRNLAKAVTVE is encoded by the coding sequence ATGTGCGGAATCGTAGGAGCGATCGCCGATCGCGATGTGGTGCCGGTCCTGATCGACGGCTTGAAGCGTCTGGAATACCGCGGTTACGACTCGGCGGGCATCGCCGTGTTCGACGGCTCGACGTTGCGCCGGGTGCGCCGCACCGGGCGCGTGGCGGAGATGGAGGCGGCGGCGCAGGCGGAAGCCTTCAGCGCGCAGATCGGCATCGGCCACACGCGCTGGGCGACGCACGGCGGCGTGACCGAGGCCAATGCCCACCCGCACATCAGCTTCGGCGAACTGGCGGTGGTGCATAACGGCATCATCGAGAACCACGACGAGCAGCGCGAGCGGTTGCGCGCGGCCGGCTACAGCTTCGAGTCGCAGACCGACACCGAAGTGATCGCGCACCTGATCCATTCGTACCTCAAGCAAGGCCACGACCTGCGGGTGGCGGTGCAATCGGCGGTGCGCGAACTGGTCGGCGCTTACGCGATCGCCGTGGTCAGCCTGAAGGAGCCCGGCCGCTTGATCGCCGCGCGCATGGGCTGCCCGCTGCTGGTCGGCCTGGGCGAGGGCGAGAACTTCGTCGCCAGCGACGTGTCGGCGATCGTGCAGGCCACGCGCCGGGTGATCTTCCTGGAAGAAGGCGACACCGCCGAAATCACCCGCGCCGCGGTGCGGGTGTTCGACGCGCAGGGCGTCGAGATCGAGCGCGAGGTGCATCTGTCGGACGTGTCGCTGGCCTCGCTGGAACTGGGCCCGTACCGCCACTTCATGCAGAAGGAAATCCACGAGCAGCCGCGCGCCATCGCCGACACCATCGAGGCGGTGATGGACAACAACGGCTTCAGCGCGTCGCTGTTCGGCGCCAAGGCCGAAGAGGTGTTCGCCGAGGTCGAAGGCGTGCAGATCCTGGCCTGCGGCACCAGCTATTACGCCGGTTTGACCGCGCGCTACTGGATCGAAGCCATCGCCGGCCTGCCGTGCCAGGTCGAGATCGCCAGCGAATACCGCTACCGCGCGGCGGTGGCGAATCCGAAGCAGCTGATCGTGACGATTTCGCAGTCCGGCGAAACCCTGGACACGATGGAAGCGCTGAAGTACGCCAAGTCGCTGGGCCACCAGAAGACCTTGTCGATCTGCAACGTGCCCGAGAGCGCGATCCCGCGCGCGAGCCAGCTGGTGTACTACACCCGCGCCGGCGCCGAGATCGGCGTGGCCTCGACCAAGGCGTTCACCACCCAGTTGGTGGCGCTGTTCACCCTGACCGCGACCCTGGCCAAGCTGCGCGGCGCGCTCAGCGACGAACAGGAAGCCGAATACCTCGACGCGCTGCGCCACCTGCCGGGCAGCGTGCAGCACGCGCTGAACCTGGAGCCGCAAGTGGCCGGCTGGGCCGAGCGTTTCGCGCCCAAGCACCACGCGCTGTTCCTGGGCCGCGGCGTGCATTACCCGATCGCGCTGGAAGGCGCGCTCAAGCTCAAGGAAATCTCCTACATCCACGCCGAGGCGTACCCGGCGGGCGAGCTCAAGCACGGCCCGCTGGCGCTGGTGGATGCGGCGATGCCGGTGGTGGTGATCGCGCCGAACGACAAGCTGCTGGAGAAGGTGAAGTCGAACATCCAGGAAGTGCGCGCGCGCGGCGGCGAGATGTTCGTGTTCGCCGACCTGGACAGCCACTTCGGCGAATCCGATCAGGTCCACGTGATCCGCACCCCGCGCCATGTCGGCGTGCTGTCGCCGGTGGTGCATGCGATTCCGGTGCAGTTGCTGGCGTACCACGCGGCGTTGGCGCGCGGGACGGATGTGGATAAGCCGCGCAATTTGGCCAAGGCGGTGACGGTCGAGTAA
- the recJ gene encoding single-stranded-DNA-specific exonuclease RecJ, which yields MKPAARLRRREPAFEGQWPESIPPLLQRIYAARGATCLEQAQPKLAQLLPLDGMLGLDKATELLADAIAADRHILVVGDFDCDGATACAVGVRGLRMLGAKRVSHAVPNRIVHGYGLSPALVEELALLQPDLLVTVDHGIACHAGIAAARERGWQVLVTDHHLPGDALPPADAIVDPNQPGDAFPSKMLAGVGVMFYVLLALRRRLREAGAFGAGNGPDLSQLLDLVAVGTVADLVPLDANNRALVAAGLRRLRAGQSGAGLRALIEVSQRDHRRLTAADIGYALAPRLNAAGRLEDMALGIECLLTEDSRQAREIAATLNEINAERRAVQQQMTDEAERAFARVAFDPAAAPLAPCLFDPDWHPGVVGLVASKMKERLHRPVIAFAPAEPGSDQLRGSARSIPGFHIRDALADVAARHPELIERFGGHAMAAGLSLHRDAFEPFRDAFDAVARAALTPELLQADVLSDGALAPAEFDRRHAESLRDGGPWGQGFAEPQFDGEFEVLSWRVIGERHLKLELGCAGLRLNAIEFGGWDGNKPPPWVRIAYRLEPDDYRGGEAVQLIVVHREAL from the coding sequence TTGAAGCCGGCCGCGCGCCTGCGCCGGCGCGAGCCGGCGTTCGAAGGGCAATGGCCCGAGTCGATCCCGCCGCTGCTGCAGCGCATCTACGCCGCGCGCGGCGCGACCTGCCTGGAGCAGGCGCAACCCAAGCTCGCGCAACTGTTGCCGCTCGACGGCATGCTCGGCCTGGACAAGGCCACCGAATTGTTGGCCGACGCCATCGCCGCGGATCGCCACATCCTGGTGGTCGGCGATTTCGACTGCGACGGCGCCACCGCTTGCGCGGTCGGCGTGCGCGGCCTGCGCATGCTCGGCGCGAAGCGGGTGTCGCATGCGGTGCCCAACCGCATCGTGCACGGCTACGGGTTGTCGCCGGCGCTGGTCGAAGAACTGGCGCTGCTGCAACCCGATCTGCTGGTCACGGTCGATCACGGCATCGCCTGCCACGCCGGCATCGCGGCGGCGCGCGAGCGCGGCTGGCAAGTGCTGGTGACCGATCACCATCTGCCCGGCGACGCGTTGCCGCCAGCCGACGCCATCGTCGATCCGAATCAACCGGGCGACGCCTTCCCGAGCAAGATGCTCGCCGGCGTCGGCGTGATGTTCTACGTGCTGCTGGCGCTGCGCCGGCGCTTGCGCGAGGCCGGCGCGTTCGGCGCCGGAAACGGCCCGGATTTGAGCCAGTTGCTCGATCTCGTCGCCGTCGGCACCGTCGCCGACTTGGTTCCGCTCGACGCCAACAATCGCGCCCTGGTCGCCGCCGGCCTGCGCCGTTTGCGGGCGGGACAGAGCGGCGCCGGTTTGCGCGCGCTGATCGAAGTTTCGCAGCGCGATCATCGCCGCCTCACCGCCGCCGACATCGGCTACGCGCTCGCGCCGCGGCTCAACGCCGCCGGGCGCCTGGAAGACATGGCGCTGGGCATCGAGTGCCTGCTCACCGAAGACTCGCGGCAGGCGCGCGAGATCGCCGCCACGCTCAACGAGATCAACGCCGAACGCCGCGCGGTGCAGCAGCAGATGACCGACGAAGCCGAGCGCGCGTTCGCGCGCGTGGCCTTCGATCCGGCCGCCGCGCCGCTGGCGCCGTGCCTGTTCGACCCCGACTGGCATCCCGGCGTGGTCGGCTTGGTCGCGTCGAAAATGAAAGAGCGGCTGCACCGCCCGGTGATCGCGTTCGCGCCGGCCGAGCCCGGCAGCGATCAGTTGCGCGGATCGGCCCGCTCGATTCCCGGTTTCCATATCCGCGACGCGCTGGCCGACGTCGCCGCGCGCCATCCCGAGTTGATCGAACGCTTCGGCGGCCACGCCATGGCCGCCGGCCTGTCGCTGCACCGCGACGCGTTCGAGCCGTTCCGCGACGCGTTCGACGCGGTCGCGCGCGCCGCGCTGACCCCGGAACTGCTGCAGGCCGACGTGCTCAGCGACGGCGCGCTGGCGCCGGCCGAGTTCGACCGCCGCCACGCCGAATCGCTGCGCGACGGCGGGCCGTGGGGGCAGGGCTTCGCCGAGCCGCAGTTCGACGGCGAGTTCGAGGTGCTGTCGTGGCGGGTGATCGGCGAGCGCCACCTCAAGCTGGAACTGGGCTGCGCCGGCCTGCGCCTCAACGCCATCGAGTTCGGCGGCTGGGACGGCAACAAGCCGCCGCCGTGGGTGCGCATCGCCTATCGCCTGGAGCCGGACGATTATCGCGGCGGCGAAGCCGTGCAGCTGATCGTCGTGCATCGCGAAGCGCTGTAA
- a CDS encoding phosphoglycerate mutase, which produces MNRVDLLLPARERFGGQRLGEALGKRFGRADRTVEAADFAARAFDILPRGWPVAAATRQRDVGDAAHGAWLRADPVYVRPDINGARLLAYGRALSLSERDSAALLPALKPLFGDAGFPIDAPAPDRWYVALPRETKLPRFVSPEQALGEDLFQHLPIGEGAEGRRWRALLSEAQVVLHNHPHSAARAAAGLAPINSLWFWGAGLLPDRVHCDYAGVYSDDEALTAFGAQAGIATGALPANWNEPAGEGARLFDLRAQRDLALIQRDWLQPLAQALDRGALARVAALCADGERFELARSQRWRFWRKPVRSLLD; this is translated from the coding sequence ATGAACCGCGTCGACCTGTTGCTGCCCGCGCGCGAACGCTTCGGCGGCCAACGCCTGGGCGAAGCACTCGGCAAGCGCTTCGGCCGCGCCGACCGCACGGTCGAGGCGGCCGACTTCGCCGCGCGCGCGTTCGACATCCTGCCGCGCGGCTGGCCGGTGGCCGCCGCGACCCGCCAACGCGATGTCGGCGACGCGGCGCACGGCGCGTGGCTGCGCGCCGATCCGGTGTACGTGCGGCCCGACATCAACGGCGCGCGCTTGCTCGCCTACGGCCGCGCGCTGTCGTTGAGCGAACGCGACAGCGCGGCGCTGCTGCCCGCGCTCAAGCCCTTGTTCGGCGATGCCGGTTTTCCGATCGACGCGCCCGCGCCGGACCGCTGGTACGTGGCGTTGCCGCGCGAAACCAAATTGCCGCGCTTCGTTTCGCCCGAGCAAGCGCTCGGCGAAGACCTGTTCCAGCACTTGCCCATCGGCGAAGGCGCCGAAGGCCGCCGCTGGCGCGCGCTGCTGAGCGAGGCGCAAGTGGTGCTGCACAACCATCCGCACAGCGCCGCGCGCGCCGCCGCCGGCTTGGCGCCGATCAATTCGCTGTGGTTCTGGGGTGCGGGCCTGCTGCCCGACCGCGTGCATTGCGATTACGCCGGCGTCTACAGCGACGACGAAGCGCTGACCGCGTTCGGCGCACAGGCCGGCATCGCCACCGGCGCCTTGCCGGCGAACTGGAACGAGCCGGCGGGCGAGGGCGCGCGCTTGTTCGACCTGCGCGCGCAACGCGATCTGGCGCTGATCCAGCGCGATTGGCTGCAACCGCTCGCGCAAGCGCTCGACCGCGGCGCGCTCGCGCGCGTGGCCGCGCTATGCGCCGACGGCGAGCGTTTCGAGCTGGCGCGCTCGCAGCGCTGGCGGTTCTGGCGCAAGCCCGTGCGTTCGCTGCTCGATTGA
- the greA gene encoding transcription elongation factor GreA, whose amino-acid sequence MRAPITAKGALRLRAELDELKSVKRPAVINAIAEARAHGDLKENAEYHAAREQQGFIEGRIKQLEAELSHAQIIDTSTLNAGSKVVFGATVELADTETDEEKSYQIVGDLEADIKQGLIAISSPVARALIGKNEGDTVVIEAPGGTREYEIVGVSYDG is encoded by the coding sequence ATGAGAGCACCCATTACCGCCAAAGGCGCGCTGCGCCTGCGCGCCGAACTGGACGAACTCAAGTCGGTCAAGCGCCCGGCCGTGATCAACGCGATCGCCGAAGCGCGCGCCCATGGCGATCTGAAGGAAAACGCGGAGTACCACGCCGCGCGCGAACAGCAGGGCTTCATCGAAGGCCGCATCAAGCAGCTCGAAGCCGAGCTCTCGCACGCGCAGATCATCGACACCAGCACGCTCAACGCCGGCTCCAAGGTGGTGTTCGGCGCCACGGTCGAACTGGCCGACACCGAGACCGACGAAGAGAAGAGCTACCAGATCGTCGGCGACCTGGAAGCGGACATCAAGCAAGGCCTGATCGCGATCTCCTCGCCGGTCGCGCGCGCGCTGATCGGCAAGAACGAGGGCGACACCGTCGTCATCGAAGCGCCGGGCGGCACCCGCGAGTACGAAATCGTCGGCGTCAGCTACGACGGCTGA